The Streptococcaceae bacterium ESL0687 genome has a segment encoding these proteins:
- a CDS encoding YqgQ family protein, whose translation MKNLYDVQQLLKRFGIYIYLGKRIYDIELMKIELKNLYDSGLIDRDDYLQAELILRREHKIEEANN comes from the coding sequence ATGAAAAATCTTTATGATGTTCAGCAGTTATTGAAGCGTTTTGGTATCTATATTTATCTGGGTAAAAGAATCTATGATATCGAGCTTATGAAGATTGAACTAAAAAATCTCTATGATTCAGGGCTGATTGATAGAGACGACTACCTTCAAGCTGAACTCATTTTAAGAAGAGAACACAAAATAGAAGAAGCTAATAACTAA